Proteins co-encoded in one Scomber scombrus chromosome 14, fScoSco1.1, whole genome shotgun sequence genomic window:
- the si:ch1073-224n8.1 gene encoding zinc finger protein 16-like → MTSRRTGYSTGSMDSSPASSGGSVHGGNRKQSIINIPDRPGPESCYERKADKAGYGASHGGVTVTSLKSRLAPTIQTAMSAAVDTLLGEVVLVLNETQQELLHKEEENERLKVRLEVSERELKALQECLCSAQKLIDQLQGSYTGPQTISQSVFAPSLSSMASMTAGLDRDHQNPRNVNGAGVDLGLGGSVDESLHGFEPRDDYKMCQLSIQPDGSVTNHALDSFTSNASHMCSDTSRPDERASQGPGGASRFEIKEEQGSGQSGRKEPGMRNDNRDAEGSSHSVGDLGYVQVGGDGGSQRSFTHPLRHQRQVRECTSALQPGGLDGQKSMVRTSGVGRGDSISPGRVEDSAGPSASDTIGEPSVDRPHHCLECGKTFRLISSLKKHIRIHTGEKPYPCAVCGRRFRESGALKTHLRIHTGEKPYSCSECGNCFRHLDGLRKHRRTHTGEKPYVCAICGKRLSRLQHLKHHQLIHTGERPCCCPFCNRSFKEPAALRKHIRTHREEGGHMGIAASDDTDPDAMDDINNLHPAAPSPQMRFGEWGAEEDDSSVVDCV, encoded by the exons ATGACTTCCAGGAGGACGGGCTACAGTACTGGCAGCATGGACTCCTCTCCGGCGAGCAGCGGCGGCTCCGTCCATGGTGGAAACCGTAAACAGAGTATCATCAACATCCCCGACAGGCCCGGGCCAGAGTCCTGCTACGAGAGGAAAGCGGACAAGGCTGGATACGGAGCTTCGCACGGCGGCGTGACGGTAACGTCGCTGAAATCCCGTCTCGCACCCACCATCCAGACTGCCATGTCCGCCGCGGTCGATACCCTCCTTGGCGAGGTGGTGCTAGTGCTCAATGAGACTCAGCAAGAGCTTCTGCACAAGGAAGAAGAGAACGAGAGACTCAAAGTGCGCCTTGAAGTGTCCGAGAGGGAGCTGAAGGCTTTGCAGGAGTGTCTGTGCAGCGCTCAGAAGCTCATAGACCAGCTGCAGGGCTCGTACACAGGCCCCCAGACCATCAGTCAGTCCGTCTTCGCCCCATCGCTGTCTTCCATGGCCTCAATGACTGCAGGCTTGGACCGGGACCACCAGAACCCTCGAAATGTGAACGGAGCAGGTGTTGACTTGGGTCTTGGTGGATCTGTGGATGAATCACTTCATGGGTTTGAGCCAAGAGATGACTACAAAATGTGCCAGCTTTCAATCCAACCAGATGGGTCTGTGACTAACCATGCTCTGGACTCCTTTACATCTAATGCCTCTCATATGTGCTCTGATACCAGCAGACCAG ATGAGAGGGCATCTCAGGGACCAGGTGGAGCATCCAGGTTTGAGATTAAAGAGGAGCAAGGCTCCGGTCAGTCTGGCAGGAAGGAGCCTGGGATGCGAAATGACAACAGAGATGCAGAAGGATCATCCCACAGCGTGGGTGACCTCGGATATGTTCAAGTTGGAGGGGACGGAGGTTCCCAGCGTTCCTTCACTCATCCTCTGCGTCACCAAAGACAAGTGCGAGAATGCACCAGTGCCTTGCAACCAGGTGGACTTGATGGACAAAAATCAATGGTTAGGACTTCTGGAGTTGGGAGAGGAGACAGTATTTCTCCCGGCCGAGTGGAGGACTCGGCAGGACCTTCTGCCTCTGACACAATAGGGGAGCCGTCTGTAGATCGGCCCCACCACTGCTTGGAATGTGGAAAGACCTTCCGCCTGATCTCAAGCCTAAAGAAGCACATTCGCATCCACACCGGAGAGAAGCCCTACCCGTGCGCAGTTTGTGGCCGCCGTTTCCGTGAGTCAGGCGCCCTTAAGACCCACCTGCGCatacacacaggtgagaaaccGTACTCTTGTTCGGAGTGTGGAAACTGCTTCCGCCACTTGGACGGTTTGCGCAAACACAGACGCACGCACACAGGGGAGAAACCGTACGTGTGCGCCATCTGCGGGAAACGCTTGAGCCGCCTGCAGCACCTCAAACACCACCAGCTCATCCACACCGGAGAGAGACCATGCTGCTGCCCCTTCTGCAACCGTAGCTTCAAGGAGCCCGCGGCGCTGCGGAAGCACATCCGCACGCACAGGGAGGAAGGCGGTCACATGGGGATTGCTGCCAGTGATGACACGGACCCAGATGCAATGGATGACATTAACAACCTTCATCCGGCGGCTCCGTCCCCACAGATGAGGTTTGGGGAGTGGGGTGCAGAGGAGGATGACAGTTCGGTTGTGGACTGTGTGTAA